Proteins from a single region of Acanthochromis polyacanthus isolate Apoly-LR-REF ecotype Palm Island chromosome 11, KAUST_Apoly_ChrSc, whole genome shotgun sequence:
- the LOC110965047 gene encoding procathepsin L-like yields the protein MHILCCAVLLLAFVGIGCSSSALNKVWEEWKITHGKAYNNQTEVAFRRAVWEKNMLLVLKHNQEASAGKHSFTLGLNYLADMTAEEINEKMNGLKLEEVNQFRNDTFKDLSGRSLPQSVDWRKKGLVSPVRDQGLCGSCWAFSSLGALEGQMKKQTGSLVPLSPQNLVDCSTGDGNLGCRGGYISKAFRYIIRNGGVDSESFYPYEHQNGKCRYSVSGKAASCSNFHVLPKGDERALQAAVASVGPVAVAVNAMLPSFHLYKGGLYNVPSCNPRLINHAVLVVGYDTDAGQDYWLVKNSWGTSWGEEGFIRIARNKNNLCGIASLAVYPTL from the exons ATGCACATTTTGTGTTGTGCTGTGCTGCTTTTGGCTTTTGTGGGCATCGGCTGTTCTTCATCTGCCTTAAACAAAGTGTGGGAGGAGTGGAAAATCACACATGGCAAAGCTTACAACAATCAG actgaagtcgccTTCAGGAGAGCAGTCTGGGAGAAGAACATGCTTTTGGTGctaaaacacaaccaggaggCCTCAGCGGGAAAACACAGCTTCACGTTGGGACTGAACTACCTGGCGGACATG aCAGCCGAGGAGATCAATGAGAAAATGAACGGACTGAAGCTGGAGGAGGTTAATCAATTTAGAAATGACACTTTTAAGGATCTGAGTGGCAGATCTTTACCTCAGAGTGTCGACTGGAGGAAGAAGGGTCTGGTCAGCCCTGTCAGAGATCAG GGCTTATGTGGGTCCTGCTGGGCCTTCAGCTCTTTGGGAGCTCTTGAAGGCCAGATGAAGAAGCAAACTGGTTCCCTTGTTCCTCTGAGTCCACAGAACCTGGTGGACTGCAGCACCGGGGATGGAAACCTGGGCTGCAGAGGAGGCTACATCTCCAAAGCCTTCAGGTACATCATCCGCAACGGAGGCGTCGACTCGGAGAGCTTCTACCCCTACGAACACCAG AATGGGAAATGCCGCTATTCTGTCAGTGGAAAGGCTGCATCGTGTTCCAACTTCCACGTCCTTCCTAAAGGAGATGAGCGAGCTCTGCAAGCCGCGGTGGCGTCGGTGGGACCGGTGGCTGTGGCCGTGAACGCCATGCTGCCATCTTTCCATCTGTACAAAGGAG GTTTATATAACGTTCCCAGCTGCAACCCGAGGTTAATAAATCACGCCGTCCTGGTTGTTGGCTACGACACAGACGCAGGACAAGACTACTGGCTGGTGAAAAACAG
- the LOC110964965 gene encoding leucine-rich repeat and immunoglobulin-like domain-containing nogo receptor-interacting protein 1: MQAGRQMLERTAVCRAALYLLAAGVALTSEARWSCPLSCRCNSAALEVNCSGGQFTNVPDGLPREAKLLNLTHNTIKTLVHRQFHTLTQLLHLDLSDNLLVVIEVEAFLGLQSLLTLRLSHNQLKIIPVGAFAGLINLQLLDISSNEILVFLDFTFGDLAAVQLIKAADNDLVFISHQTFTGLNSLQELQLDGCNLTAVPIEALTQLSALKRLHFQRLGLSTLPNYSFRHLMHLKELVISHCAWLETLSGNSLFGLNLTSLTIKHCNLSGVPYIPLHHLVYLLYLDLSFNPITYIHGNLLGDLLRLQEFHLVGGSLLRIEIGAFRGLEHFRLLNVSSNLLTTLESGAFHSVDSLRALGLDSNPLACDCRLLWVVRRRLSVNFGGRPPTCTTSVQLQDWNFLDFSEAELPSLLTCRQPRILNRKRQEARIDQGHTVVFYCSAEGDPVPSVSWLNPQLRPLSLIGRVRALSNGSLEVRYAQPQDSGTYMCVASNAAGNDSLPVSLRVRAFPSSSKNPFRLKGWPTFPSASPGENGDQKLHFDVKTLLIAATIGFVSFFSSVSVCFIFMLFWSKSKGQIKHTATIAYVPRSAASSSNGGTGNYMETSRFTMKLI; encoded by the coding sequence ATGCAGGCAGGCCGCCAGATGTTGGAGAGGACAGCTGTGTGCCGGGCAGCTCTCTACCTGTTGGCAGCAGGTGTGGCTTTAACATCAGAAGCTCGCTGGTCGTGTCCTCTGTCCTGCCGCTGTAACTCTGCAGCGCTGGAGGTCAACTGCTCTGGAGGCCAGTTCACCAACGTGCCCGACGGTCTCCCACGAGAAGCTAAACTCCTGAACTTAACCCACAACACCATCAAGACTCTGGTGCATCGGCAGTTCCACACGTTGACGCAGCTCCTGCACTTGGATTTAAGTGACAATCTTTTAGTAGTAATTGAAGTGGAGGCCTTTCTCGGCTTGCAAAGCTTGTTAACGCTGCGTCTTTCTCACAATCAGCTGAAGATTATTCCAGTGGGAGCTTTTGCCGGCCTGATaaacctgcagctgctggacaTAAGCAGCAATGAGATTCTTGTTTTCCTCGATTTTACCTTTGGCGACTTGGCAGCTGTGCAGTTAATTAAAGCAGCAGATAATGATTTAGTCTTTATCTCTCATCAAACCTTCACTGGACTGAACAGTTTGCAGGAGCTGCAGCTCGACGGTTGTAACCTCACTGCTGTACCGATTGAGGCGCTCACACAGCTCAGTGCGCTAAAGAGGCTTCATTTTCAGCGGCTAGGCCTCTCCACGCTGCCAAACTACTCCTTCCGCCATCTAATGCACCTAAAGGAGCTTGTAATTTCTCATTGCGCTTGGCTGGAGACCCTGTCAGGAAACAGTCTCTTTGGCCTCAATCTCACCTCTTTAACCATTAAACACTGCAACTTGAGTGGTGTCCCCTACATCCCCTTACATCACCTTGTGTATCTCCTCTATCTTGACCTTTCTTTCAATCCCATCACCTACATTCATGGGAACCTGCTTGGAGATTTGCTCCGACTCCAAGAGTTCCATCTTGTCGGGGGATCGCTGCTACGCATCGAAATTGGAGCCTTCAGGGGTTTGGAGCATTTCAGATTGCTGAACGTGTCCAGCAACCTTCTCACCACACTGGAATCAGGAGCTTTTCATTCAGTGGACTCCCTGAGGGCTCTGGGGCTCGACAGCAACCCGCTAGCATGCGACTGCCGTTTGCTTTGGGTGGTGCGAAGGAGACTGTCCGTGAACTTCGGTGGACGTCCGCCAACGTGCACAACCTCAGTCCAGCTGCAGGACTGGAACTTTCTAGACTTTTCTGAAGCTGAGCTACCGAGTTTACTTACCTGTCGACAGCCTCGGATTCTGAACCGCAAACGTCAGGAAGCAAGAATCGATCAGGGACACACTGTGGTGTTTTACTGCAGTGCAGAAGGTGACCCGGTGCCATCTGTCAGCTGGCTAAACCCACAACTGAGGCCTTTATCGCTCATTGGGAGAGTCCGGGCTCTGTCCAATGGCTCGCTGGAGGTTCGCTACGCTCAGCCCCAAGACAGCGGCACTTATATGTGTGTGGCATCGAATGCGGCGGGAAATGACAGTCTGCCTGTCAGCCTCCGTGTCCGAGCCTTTCCATCATCTTCTAAAAACCCTTTTCGTCTTAAAGGCTGGCCAACCTTTCCGTCTGCCTCCCCGGGTGAAAATGGAGATCAGAAACTCCACTTCGATGTGAAGACGCTCCTGATAGCAGCGACCATTGGGTTTGTCTCGTTTTTCAGCTCTGTCAgcgtatgttttattttcatgctcttTTGGAGTAAAAGCAAAGGGCAAATCAAGCACACAGCCACCATCGCGTACGTGCCAAGAAGCGCCGCGTCAAGCAGCAACGGAGGGACGGGAAACTATATGGAGACAAGCAGATTCACCATGAAACTTATATAA